AAGCGACAGAAGGATCCGTGAACGCGTGGGGTCGGCCATCGCCCGGCCCAGACGCTGCATGGCGTCCAAGCGGGAAGCAAGAGTCAGCATGCACTGAACGATACAGTAACCGCTGAACTACAATCGCCCCACCCAACTCGTCAAACAAGTTCAGACGCGTGACACTAGGGGGTAGCACTTCCAACCCCCGCCATGAAAGTACATGACTATGTACTGTGCGTGCGGGGGGCAGCCCAGAACGTGGGAGGCGTGCCGTCACCCGAACCAGACCTAAGCCGCCTGCGAGATATCTTGTCACCGCCCGCGCGGAGTCGGGGATGACGTTCGAGCAGCTCGCTGAAGCATCCGGCCTGCACCGGCAAACCCTCACCAACATCGCCCGCGGCGCAGCGAAGGGCGACTTGCGCACCTGGCTCATGCTGGCAAGGGCCTTCGACGCGACTCTTGACGAGCTCCTGGCGCCAGTGTGGCATGACTCAGCATCCTGAGGCACCCGCCCATACCCCGGACGCGAAATTGAGCGAAGCGCTGCCCCGGAAGGCGGAGTTGTGGACTGGGAAGCGTCCACCGTTCGACCCGCCGACATGGGTGACACCGAATGGTTGAAATGCCTGGAGGCCGGTCGCGTCGTCGGCGTCACGGTACGCGGTGTGGTCGCCGTGGCAGTAGCGGAAACGCTCAACTCTCTTTTGCGGGGTTGCCCTGATCGGGACGTGCCAGGCGTGCAAACGGCCCTGCAAAGGCACATGTGCGAGACCATCAGGCTTGGGCGCGAGCTGCCTAAATATGACGAAGCAGATTTACTACTACGGTCGCCGGGAAACCGCGCCACTACTGGGAAGTCGACTTCTTCTCGGACTGCTGCGACGCGTTCGAGAAGAGGTGGACCAGCCTGAGCTGACCCGCATCGTTGATCAGGGTGTTCCCGTGACCGAAGGAACCCTTGTTGCGGCTGCACCGGCTCTTGATCGAGCAGGTGCTGTGCACGC
This region of Dermacoccus nishinomiyaensis genomic DNA includes:
- a CDS encoding helix-turn-helix transcriptional regulator, with the protein product MRAGGSPERGRRAVTRTRPKPPARYLVTARAESGMTFEQLAEASGLHRQTLTNIARGAAKGDLRTWLMLARAFDATLDELLAPVWHDSAS